From Motacilla alba alba isolate MOTALB_02 chromosome 9, Motacilla_alba_V1.0_pri, whole genome shotgun sequence, a single genomic window includes:
- the LOC119704616 gene encoding transcription cofactor HES-6-like isoform X1, with the protein MTAAATTGTHKVASTKEERKLRKPLIERKRRERINNCLDQLKETVVGAFHLDQSKLEKADILEMTVKHLQNIQSSKMMADSKVGLEAQQRYSTGYIQCMHEVHNLLLTCEWMDKSLGARLLNHLLKSLPRSGEDTCKAALRSLSPSQQPLLTHRSPLGPKGSARGTNPAQERLYPAENKQASKNSCQLPSLSLFNQADAAPPRQVLQPNFSHNNPRMGSLDMWRPW; encoded by the exons atgACGGCCGCGGCCACCACCGGCACGCACAAGGTCGCCAGCAccaaggaggagaggaag TTAAGGAAACCCCTCATTGAGcggaagagaagggaaaggattAATAACTGCTTAGACCAGCTGAAGGAGACTGTTGTGGGTGCATTTCACCTGGAT CAGTCCAAACTGGAAAAAGCAGACATCCTGGAAATGACAGTGAAGCACCTCCAGAACATCCAGAGCAGCAAGATGATGG CTGACTCCAAGGTGGGTCTGGAGGCCCAGCAGAGGTACAGCACCGGCTACATCCAGTGCATGCACGAGGTGCACaacctgctgctcacctgcGAGTGGATGGACAAGAGCCTGGGGGCGCGCCTCCTGAACCACCTGCTCAAATCCCTGCCCCGCTCTGGGGAGGACACCTGCAAGGCAGCGCTCAGGTCTCTGAGCCCGTCTCAGCAGCCTCTCCTGACACACAGGAGTCCCCTGGGCCCCAAGGGCAGCGCTCGAGGCACAAACCCGGCACAGGAGCGCCTCTACCCTGCGGAGAACAAGCAAGCTTCCAAAAattcctgccagctgccctcGCTGTCGCTTTTCAACCAGGCTGATGCTGCACCTCCCAGACAGGTTCTGCAGCCAAATTTTTCCCATAACAACCCCAGGATGGGGTCATTAGATATGTGGAGACCGTGGTAA
- the LOC119704616 gene encoding transcription cofactor HES-6-like isoform X2 — MTAAATTGTHKVASTKEERKLRKPLIERKRRERINNCLDQLKETVVGAFHLDSKLEKADILEMTVKHLQNIQSSKMMADSKVGLEAQQRYSTGYIQCMHEVHNLLLTCEWMDKSLGARLLNHLLKSLPRSGEDTCKAALRSLSPSQQPLLTHRSPLGPKGSARGTNPAQERLYPAENKQASKNSCQLPSLSLFNQADAAPPRQVLQPNFSHNNPRMGSLDMWRPW, encoded by the exons atgACGGCCGCGGCCACCACCGGCACGCACAAGGTCGCCAGCAccaaggaggagaggaag TTAAGGAAACCCCTCATTGAGcggaagagaagggaaaggattAATAACTGCTTAGACCAGCTGAAGGAGACTGTTGTGGGTGCATTTCACCTGGAT TCCAAACTGGAAAAAGCAGACATCCTGGAAATGACAGTGAAGCACCTCCAGAACATCCAGAGCAGCAAGATGATGG CTGACTCCAAGGTGGGTCTGGAGGCCCAGCAGAGGTACAGCACCGGCTACATCCAGTGCATGCACGAGGTGCACaacctgctgctcacctgcGAGTGGATGGACAAGAGCCTGGGGGCGCGCCTCCTGAACCACCTGCTCAAATCCCTGCCCCGCTCTGGGGAGGACACCTGCAAGGCAGCGCTCAGGTCTCTGAGCCCGTCTCAGCAGCCTCTCCTGACACACAGGAGTCCCCTGGGCCCCAAGGGCAGCGCTCGAGGCACAAACCCGGCACAGGAGCGCCTCTACCCTGCGGAGAACAAGCAAGCTTCCAAAAattcctgccagctgccctcGCTGTCGCTTTTCAACCAGGCTGATGCTGCACCTCCCAGACAGGTTCTGCAGCCAAATTTTTCCCATAACAACCCCAGGATGGGGTCATTAGATATGTGGAGACCGTGGTAA